The proteins below are encoded in one region of Verrucomicrobiota bacterium:
- the ftsY gene encoding signal recognition particle-docking protein FtsY: protein MAGWLKNVLGRITGSHQAVDWEEVEAALWQSDLGAPTATAILESLRSKGLTLHSENVLEAAREEASKYLPEKGEDLSPMPAGSEGPVVILMVGVNGTGKTTSSAKLAALLKLRGHSVLLCAADTFRAAAVEQLKAWGERLGIEVVSSEYGADPAALCHDALAKAKRLKSDFLICDTAGRLHTKSNLMQELAKMKRSLGKIDPTAPHEVLLVADTTTGSNAVVQAREFHAATPLTGLILTKLDGSGKGGVAVAIARETGITPRFIGTGEQAEDLALFDRASFLERML from the coding sequence ATGGCTGGATGGCTTAAAAACGTCCTTGGCCGTATCACCGGCTCCCATCAGGCCGTGGATTGGGAGGAGGTCGAGGCTGCCCTCTGGCAGTCCGATCTCGGCGCGCCCACGGCGACCGCCATCCTCGAATCTCTCCGCAGCAAAGGTTTGACCCTCCATTCCGAGAACGTTCTGGAAGCCGCCCGTGAGGAGGCCTCAAAGTATCTTCCGGAGAAAGGAGAAGATCTCAGCCCCATGCCAGCCGGCTCGGAAGGCCCCGTTGTGATCCTCATGGTCGGGGTCAACGGTACAGGCAAGACCACCAGCAGTGCCAAACTCGCAGCCCTACTGAAGCTACGCGGCCACTCGGTTTTGCTCTGCGCGGCCGACACCTTCCGCGCAGCGGCTGTCGAGCAACTCAAGGCCTGGGGTGAGCGCCTTGGTATTGAGGTAGTGAGCAGTGAGTACGGAGCCGATCCCGCGGCTCTCTGCCACGATGCCCTTGCCAAGGCAAAGCGCCTGAAATCCGACTTCCTTATCTGTGACACCGCCGGCCGCCTCCATACCAAGTCGAACCTGATGCAGGAGCTTGCGAAAATGAAACGCTCCCTCGGCAAGATCGACCCGACCGCACCCCATGAGGTCCTCCTCGTGGCCGACACCACGACCGGCAGCAACGCCGTTGTGCAGGCTAGGGAATTCCATGCCGCCACCCCTCTCACCGGTTTGATCCTTACTAAGCTAGACGGCTCGGGCAAAGGCGGCGTCGCCGTGGCGATTGCCCGGGAAACCGGCATCACCCCCCGCTTCATCGGGACCGGGGAACAAGCTGAAGATCTCGCCCTCTTTGACCGCGCCTCCTTCCTGGAACGGATGTTATAA
- a CDS encoding potassium channel family protein, translating into MHPLHRHILNLAERRHVIGGLTLLGLFYFGPYLPTELIVLVFLAVACMAVTTHADTMKVAVVASGSFLVSLMVYWLNGWKSLAGEVLTFGQATEEASVLMVLATLIFGTISWIKRLLNTKNAKLDKILEACNLYVWIGGTFALLYTIVERINNHAFRHSQFMPAGSVVPTVSEWRNDVQQMLYFSFVTQTTLGFGDILPATHIARVLTITQAVIGQFYVALVLTYILSLWIHDLGSRIEKKGSSSDSQEGHHKQG; encoded by the coding sequence ATGCACCCCCTTCATCGCCATATCCTCAACCTAGCCGAGAGGCGTCACGTCATAGGTGGTCTGACGCTTCTCGGGTTATTCTATTTTGGCCCCTACCTGCCGACTGAGTTGATTGTGTTGGTTTTTCTTGCTGTCGCCTGCATGGCGGTGACAACCCATGCGGACACCATGAAGGTCGCCGTGGTGGCCTCGGGGAGTTTCCTCGTTTCCCTCATGGTTTATTGGCTGAACGGATGGAAGTCGCTAGCAGGTGAAGTACTCACATTCGGGCAGGCTACCGAGGAAGCCTCGGTGCTGATGGTGTTGGCCACGCTGATCTTCGGCACCATTTCGTGGATCAAGAGACTTCTGAACACCAAGAATGCCAAATTGGACAAGATCTTGGAGGCCTGCAACCTGTATGTCTGGATTGGGGGAACCTTTGCACTCCTCTACACCATTGTGGAGAGGATCAACAACCATGCATTCCGTCATTCGCAGTTCATGCCTGCGGGATCCGTTGTGCCGACGGTCTCTGAGTGGAGAAACGATGTTCAGCAGATGCTCTATTTCAGTTTTGTAACCCAGACCACTTTGGGCTTCGGCGATATCCTCCCTGCTACTCACATCGCACGCGTGCTGACAATCACCCAGGCGGTCATCGGTCAATTCTACGTCGCCTTAGTTCTGACCTATATCCTCAGTCTCTGGATTCATGACTTGGGAAGCCGTATTGAAAAAAAGGGCTCCTCTTCCGACTCGCAGGAAGGCCATCACAAACAAGGCTGA
- a CDS encoding STAS domain-containing protein gives MNLAHFADFCAAWRSSIHEGLSANRLFRDTIAGIVVGAISLPLSMAFAISSGMSPQSGLYTAIVGGLVAGIFGGSKYQISGPTAAFIVILIPIVRDFGPAGLMITTAFAGLILLLLGLLKLGKLIDFISFPVIAGFTLGIAISVIILQLRSFSGVIAPPTNSIVSEFNTVLSHWHSCNVADMVLGTFTLVALFGWSYFFKNIPAALVVLPISCVLGVILPTWEPSLHFDTIENHFSIVANGKIFHGIPPIPPQFELPWMLHDGMHLLDSFAGFMSLFKGAFAIAVLCAIETLVTAVCGDRLTSTRNNPNGELIGHGLANMISPFFGGFSVSGAIPRTAANIQAGGTSPWASVMHSVFLLASILLFSRYLGYLPLSAMAALLIYVAYFMSDLRGCVDIVRTAEREEWLTLLLCAVLTILFDMVTAIAVGVIVTSILFMYRMSEISATKEGVDEPINDQEAEKNTAPITVPDGILYFKVNGALFFGSASRLTSEIHPEEGGKYAVIDLSDVPLIDSTGISQLVMTVKQLLASGLIVSLTGLQPIPRSALRAAKLGVAFPEVRVFRTNAEAFRVLLTPVSKILPLGHI, from the coding sequence ATGAACCTAGCCCACTTTGCCGATTTCTGCGCCGCTTGGAGAAGCAGTATCCACGAGGGACTCTCTGCCAACCGCTTATTCCGCGATACCATCGCCGGGATCGTTGTCGGCGCGATCTCGCTTCCGCTTTCGATGGCATTTGCCATCTCCTCGGGCATGTCGCCGCAGTCGGGACTTTACACGGCAATTGTGGGCGGCCTTGTGGCTGGAATTTTTGGGGGTTCAAAATACCAGATCTCGGGTCCGACCGCCGCCTTCATTGTCATCCTGATTCCGATCGTGAGGGATTTTGGACCTGCCGGATTGATGATCACGACCGCCTTCGCGGGCTTGATTCTGCTTCTCTTGGGTCTCTTGAAGCTTGGGAAGCTGATTGATTTTATCTCCTTCCCCGTCATTGCGGGCTTCACCCTTGGGATCGCAATCTCGGTGATCATCCTTCAACTCCGGAGTTTTTCCGGCGTTATTGCGCCTCCCACCAACTCGATCGTCAGCGAGTTCAACACCGTTTTGAGCCACTGGCACTCTTGCAACGTTGCCGATATGGTTCTGGGGACGTTCACGCTCGTCGCGCTCTTTGGTTGGTCCTATTTTTTCAAGAATATCCCTGCGGCACTGGTCGTTCTGCCCATTTCCTGCGTGCTCGGAGTGATTCTTCCGACCTGGGAGCCCTCCCTTCATTTTGATACGATTGAAAACCATTTTTCCATCGTGGCTAACGGGAAGATTTTCCACGGAATCCCGCCGATTCCGCCACAATTTGAGCTTCCCTGGATGCTTCATGACGGAATGCATCTCCTGGACTCCTTTGCCGGATTCATGAGCCTTTTCAAGGGAGCCTTCGCTATCGCCGTGCTCTGCGCAATCGAGACTCTTGTTACCGCCGTCTGCGGTGACAGGTTGACGTCGACACGAAACAATCCCAACGGCGAATTGATCGGCCACGGTCTCGCGAACATGATATCGCCGTTTTTTGGGGGCTTCAGCGTCTCCGGTGCCATTCCGAGGACGGCTGCCAATATCCAGGCCGGAGGAACCAGCCCCTGGGCTTCGGTGATGCATTCCGTTTTTCTTCTGGCCTCGATCCTTCTATTCTCCCGTTATCTCGGCTATCTGCCGCTTTCAGCCATGGCTGCGTTGTTGATCTATGTTGCCTATTTCATGAGTGATCTAAGAGGTTGCGTCGATATCGTGCGCACGGCCGAAAGGGAGGAATGGTTGACCCTTCTCCTTTGCGCGGTACTGACCATCCTCTTTGACATGGTCACCGCCATCGCAGTTGGGGTCATTGTCACCTCCATTCTCTTCATGTACCGCATGTCAGAGATATCCGCGACTAAGGAAGGGGTTGATGAACCTATCAATGATCAGGAAGCCGAAAAGAATACCGCTCCGATTACGGTGCCCGATGGGATTCTCTACTTTAAGGTCAACGGCGCCTTGTTTTTCGGTTCAGCGAGCCGGTTGACTTCCGAAATTCATCCGGAGGAGGGAGGTAAGTATGCAGTTATCGACCTCTCCGATGTGCCACTGATCGATTCCACCGGCATCTCCCAACTCGTGATGACCGTGAAGCAGTTGCTCGCCAGTGGATTGATTGTCTCCCTTACTGGCCTTCAACCGATCCCGAGATCGGCACTCCGGGCCGCGAAATTAGGCGTCGCGTTCCCTGAGGTCCGGGTTTTCAGAACCAATGCGGAAGCCTTCAGGGTTCTTCTGACACCCGTTAGCAAAATTCTGCCGCTGGGACATATCTGA
- a CDS encoding alpha-keto acid decarboxylase family protein: MTTPTVAEYVLTRLSQLGIDKVFGVPGDYAFSIDDAVEQVSGLEWVVCANELNAAYAADGYARVRGAAILTTTYGVGELSAINGVMGSKAYRLPVFHLVGMPSERIQKQWLLTHHNLGDNNYDRFLPLSGAAACVTAVLTPANCIDELERVIREALRQSMPAYIAISELSGYSPLVGTPVTGKPLAEIKRQQSVPEELEAAVASIVSRLEKAKNPVALVTNLTSRYGVNDLALEIVKKANLPTAIASYDKGTMDESLPQYIGLYNGNFSVPSSVKETVEGADVVLDIGGMIPTELNTGLWSENLDTSRLLSIHDNWVRLGTKVFMNVAIDDLLKALLARVPSRNETIATYKDLLPLKGNGSDTLSSAAFYPRLQRSLKSGDTLVIETGTCMFHLNGMILPQGVGAEESGLWGSIGWATPATLGVSMAKKTGRTWMVTGDGSHQLTLNELGVMGRYGVKPIIFVLNNDIFGVEDVLSARGHVYDDLAKLNYHLLPEAFGCKGWLTAKVGTVAELEDILEKIQNHDGAAYIQVLIPESESQPISEVDIDRDYKLRVPPVG, encoded by the coding sequence ATGACAACACCAACTGTTGCAGAATACGTCCTCACGCGGCTCTCCCAACTCGGAATCGACAAAGTGTTCGGCGTCCCCGGGGACTACGCCTTCTCAATCGATGATGCTGTTGAGCAGGTTTCCGGCCTTGAGTGGGTTGTTTGCGCGAATGAACTGAACGCCGCGTATGCTGCCGACGGCTATGCCCGTGTCCGCGGGGCAGCGATCCTTACCACGACTTACGGCGTGGGCGAACTCTCCGCGATCAACGGTGTGATGGGTAGCAAGGCCTATAGACTACCGGTCTTTCACCTCGTGGGGATGCCCAGTGAGCGCATCCAGAAACAGTGGCTTCTGACGCACCACAACCTCGGGGATAACAACTATGATCGCTTCCTACCTCTTTCCGGGGCTGCTGCTTGCGTTACCGCCGTTCTCACCCCTGCCAATTGCATTGACGAACTCGAGCGAGTGATCCGAGAGGCGCTGCGGCAGAGCATGCCAGCCTATATCGCTATCTCGGAACTCTCCGGTTACTCCCCCTTGGTAGGCACCCCCGTCACAGGCAAACCGTTGGCTGAAATCAAGCGCCAGCAAAGCGTCCCTGAGGAACTCGAGGCAGCAGTTGCGTCCATTGTCTCGCGACTTGAAAAGGCCAAAAATCCGGTCGCGCTAGTCACTAATCTCACCTCGCGTTACGGGGTGAATGATCTTGCACTAGAGATCGTCAAGAAGGCGAACCTACCAACAGCCATCGCCTCCTACGATAAAGGAACGATGGACGAGTCCCTGCCTCAGTATATCGGACTTTATAACGGTAATTTTTCCGTTCCCTCCTCTGTCAAAGAAACGGTCGAAGGAGCCGATGTCGTCCTTGATATCGGAGGCATGATTCCGACCGAACTAAACACCGGCCTCTGGTCTGAAAATCTCGACACATCACGCCTGCTTTCTATTCACGACAACTGGGTGCGACTTGGCACCAAGGTCTTCATGAATGTCGCTATTGACGATCTGCTCAAGGCCCTCCTGGCGAGGGTTCCCAGCCGCAATGAGACGATCGCAACTTATAAGGATCTTTTACCACTCAAAGGAAACGGATCGGACACGCTCTCATCCGCTGCCTTCTATCCCCGCCTCCAACGCAGCTTGAAGTCGGGCGACACGCTGGTCATCGAGACCGGCACCTGCATGTTCCACCTCAACGGCATGATTCTGCCGCAGGGTGTCGGAGCGGAGGAATCGGGTCTCTGGGGATCAATCGGCTGGGCCACTCCAGCCACCCTGGGTGTTTCCATGGCCAAAAAAACCGGTCGCACTTGGATGGTTACAGGTGATGGCTCCCATCAACTCACCCTGAATGAACTGGGAGTGATGGGGCGTTATGGTGTGAAACCAATCATCTTTGTCCTCAACAATGATATCTTCGGAGTTGAGGACGTTCTCAGTGCGCGAGGCCATGTTTATGATGATCTGGCAAAGCTGAACTACCATCTGCTCCCTGAAGCCTTTGGCTGCAAGGGTTGGCTCACCGCTAAAGTGGGAACGGTAGCTGAGCTGGAGGATATCCTGGAGAAGATCCAGAATCACGATGGGGCGGCCTATATCCAAGTTCTGATTCCAGAATCCGAGAGCCAACCGATCTCAGAAGTCGACATCGATAGAGACTATAAACTCCGAGTTCCTCCGGTAGGCTAA
- the thiC gene encoding phosphomethylpyrimidine synthase ThiC — protein MIAPNESLTASDEPQSTDALPASSRVYVEGAIHTELRVPMREITLSPTKNFSGELEPNAPVRVYDCSGPWGDPEFEGDSSEGLPSLRSSWIEKRRDVASYEGREVQPMDNGYLSGKHAEYASSSERNRLIEFPGLTGSKRKPLRASAGHPVTQLWYARQGIITPEMEFIAIRENMGRAQQTTLSDLSGDIVRNELGKQHSGSGQLPESPYTPSIFIRFPQRIPAEITPEFVRSEVAAGRAIIPANINHPELEPMIIGRNFLVKINANIGNSAVASSIEEEVEKMRWATKWGADTVMDLSTGKNIHATREWILRNSPVPIGTVPIYQALEKVNGKAEDLTWEIFRDTLIEQAEQGVDYFTIHAGVLLRFVPLTAKRMTGIVSRGGSIMAKWCLAHHKENFLYTHWDDICDIRAAYDVSFSIGDGLRPGSVADANDEAQFGELKVQGELTERAWAKGVQVMNEGPGHVPMHMIEENMAKQLEWCHEAPFYTLGPLTTDIAPGYDHITSGIGAAMIGWYGCAMLCYVTPKEHLGLPNKKDVKDGVITYKIAAHAADLAKGHPGAQYRDNALSKARFEFRWEDQFNLGLDPITAREFHDETLPQEGAKSAHFCSMCGPHFCSMKISEDVRQYAAAQNLSEEAALKKGMEEKAREFVESGSNVFAKA, from the coding sequence ATGATTGCTCCCAACGAATCCCTCACCGCATCCGACGAACCGCAGAGCACCGACGCCCTTCCAGCCAGTAGCCGCGTCTATGTGGAAGGAGCCATCCACACGGAGTTGCGCGTCCCGATGCGCGAGATCACGCTCTCACCGACCAAGAACTTCTCCGGTGAACTGGAGCCGAACGCTCCCGTCCGCGTCTATGACTGCAGCGGCCCCTGGGGAGATCCCGAGTTCGAGGGCGACTCCTCGGAGGGACTTCCGTCGCTCCGGTCTTCATGGATCGAGAAGCGTAGGGATGTCGCATCCTACGAGGGTCGTGAAGTCCAACCAATGGATAACGGCTACCTCTCAGGCAAGCATGCCGAGTACGCCAGCTCCTCCGAACGAAATCGACTGATTGAGTTCCCAGGTCTCACCGGCAGCAAGCGCAAGCCACTCCGCGCTTCCGCAGGCCATCCCGTCACCCAGCTCTGGTACGCACGCCAGGGGATCATCACCCCGGAGATGGAGTTCATCGCCATCCGCGAAAACATGGGCCGCGCCCAGCAGACAACTCTCTCCGATCTCTCAGGCGACATCGTGCGCAACGAACTCGGCAAGCAGCACTCCGGATCCGGCCAGCTTCCGGAGAGCCCCTACACCCCCTCCATCTTCATCCGCTTCCCTCAGCGTATTCCAGCTGAGATCACGCCCGAGTTCGTCCGCTCCGAGGTGGCTGCTGGAAGAGCTATCATCCCAGCAAACATCAATCATCCCGAGCTTGAGCCGATGATCATCGGCCGCAACTTCCTGGTGAAGATCAATGCGAATATCGGCAATAGCGCCGTAGCCTCCTCCATCGAGGAAGAGGTCGAGAAGATGCGTTGGGCCACCAAGTGGGGGGCCGACACCGTCATGGATCTCTCCACCGGAAAGAACATTCATGCTACCCGCGAATGGATCCTGCGGAACTCCCCCGTTCCGATCGGCACCGTCCCGATCTACCAAGCCCTGGAGAAAGTGAACGGCAAGGCCGAGGATCTGACCTGGGAGATCTTCCGCGACACCTTGATCGAGCAGGCCGAGCAGGGAGTCGATTACTTCACGATTCACGCCGGAGTTCTCCTGCGCTTCGTCCCGCTCACCGCCAAGCGCATGACCGGCATCGTCAGCCGCGGCGGATCGATCATGGCCAAGTGGTGTCTCGCCCATCACAAAGAGAACTTCCTCTACACCCACTGGGACGACATCTGCGACATCAGGGCCGCCTACGATGTCAGCTTCTCGATCGGAGACGGACTCCGTCCCGGCTCCGTGGCCGACGCCAACGACGAGGCGCAGTTCGGCGAGCTCAAGGTGCAGGGCGAACTCACCGAACGCGCCTGGGCCAAGGGAGTCCAGGTCATGAACGAGGGCCCCGGCCATGTCCCGATGCACATGATCGAAGAGAACATGGCGAAGCAACTCGAATGGTGTCACGAGGCCCCCTTCTACACACTCGGCCCCCTCACCACCGACATCGCCCCCGGCTACGACCACATCACCAGCGGCATCGGTGCCGCCATGATCGGCTGGTATGGCTGTGCCATGCTCTGCTACGTCACGCCAAAAGAGCACCTCGGCCTGCCGAACAAGAAGGATGTGAAGGATGGAGTCATCACCTACAAGATCGCCGCCCACGCCGCCGATCTCGCAAAGGGTCATCCCGGCGCCCAGTACCGCGACAATGCCCTCTCCAAGGCCCGCTTTGAGTTCCGCTGGGAGGATCAGTTCAACCTCGGCCTCGATCCGATTACCGCGCGTGAGTTCCATGACGAGACCCTCCCGCAAGAAGGAGCCAAATCAGCCCACTTCTGCTCCATGTGCGGCCCTCACTTCTGCTCCATGAAGATTTCGGAAGACGTCCGCCAATATGCTGCCGCCCAAAACCTCTCCGAAGAAGCAGCCCTCAAAAAGGGCATGGAGGAGAAAGCCCGCGAATTTGTAGAATCGGGGTCGAATGTTTTTGCAAAAGCATGA